The Thioalkalivibrio thiocyanodenitrificans ARhD 1 nucleotide sequence ACCTCCACCACCTTGGCCTTCGGGCCGATCACCGCCGTGTGCAGGGACTGGTAGCCGTTGTCCTTGGGATTGGCGATGTAGTCGTCGAACTCCTGGGGAATGTGGGGCCACAGGCCGTGGACCACGCCCAGCACGGTGTAACAGGTGGAGACCCGGTCCACGGTCACCCGCACGGCGCGGAGATCATAGAGTTCGTCGAAATCGAGCTGCTTGCGGCGCATCTTGCGCCAGATGCTGTAGATGTGTTTCGGCCGCCCCAGCACCTTGGCCTCGACACCCTCGTCGCGCAGGGCCTTCTCCAGGCGCTCCATGAAGTCCCGGATGAAGGCCTCCCGCTCGGTCCGGCTCTCCTCCAGCAGTTTCGCCACCCGACGGTATTCATCGGGCTCCAGGATGCGGAAGGACAGATCCTCCATCTCCCACTTGAGCTGCCCGATGCCCAGACGATGGGCCAGGGGCGCGAACACCTCCAGGGTCTCCCGGGCGTAGGCCCGGCCCAGGTCGTCCGGATGCCGGGATATGAGGCGCAGGCGCTGCACCCGGTATGCCAGCTTGATGAGCACCGCACGCACGTCTTCCACCACCGCCAGTAGCAGGCGGCGCACCCGCTCGGCCTGCTCCGGGCCGGTTGCGGACCCCTGGGGCATCTCCTCCTTGAAGGTGAGCATCCAGTTGACGCTGCGCACCAGCCCCGCCACCGGCTCGCCGAAGCGCTCGCGCATCCCGGCCTCGGGCAGGCGCCGCTCCATGAAGGCGTCCAGCAACAGGGTGGCGATCAGGGTTTCGCGATCCACGCCCAGCAGGCGCAGGATCTCCGCCACGTCCAGGGCGCTGGGACGCAGGGGATCGTCCCCGCGATAGGCCACGGCCATCTTCAGCGCCTCGCGAAGGCGCGTATCCGTGGGGTCCCCGGGGACCGCGGCGAAGTGCGCCTCCAGCTCGTGGAGCGGCGCGCCGGAGACATGCTTCTTGTGGTAGTGGGAATGTTTCATAGGACGAAGGGACAAGTTACAAGAGCGAGGATACAACGGGAAACGAAATACCGGTGTCTGAAACGGCTGACTATTTGTGACTCACCGGTCCGCATGGGTCCGCTGCGCTTGACCCATCCTACCGCTGCCATCCCGCCGTCACCCGTCGTCGGCGTTGTGGCCCTTCCGCATGGGTCCGCTTCGCTTTGCCCATCCTACCGGTTGCCCTCTGCATTCACTTTTCTGCTCATGCGGCCTTTCGCAGCGTGAGCAGCGGCGGGTGTCTCAGCACGCCCCGGGCGCCCAGCCAGCCGGCCAGGCCGACGCCGAGGGCGCCGCCGCCGACACCGGCGATCCACAGCCAGGGGTTGACCGCGAAAGGCAGGTCGAAGATCTGCCGGGCGAGGATATAACCCACCAGTGTCGCCCCGGCGGCGGCCAGCAGGCCCGCCAACAGGCCCATGACCAGGAACTCCGAGAGCAGGCCGGCAAGCACCTGGCGGCGGCTGGCACCCAGGGTGCGCAGCAGGGCGGTCTCGTGCCGGCGCACGTCCCGGGTGGACTGGATCGCGGCAAACAACACGGTCACCCCGGCCAGGAGGGTGAAAAGGAACACGTATTCCACCGCCAGCGTGGCCCGGTCCATGATGGAACGCACCTGGTCCATGAGTGCGCGCACATCCAGCACGGTGACACTGGGAAACCGGCGCACGGCGTCGGCCAGCAGGCCGTCACCGGCGTCATCCAGCCGGAAGCTGGTGATGTAGGTGGTCGGCATGTCCGCGAGCAGCGCCGGGGTCGCCACCACGAAGAAGTTCACGTTGAAGGAATCCCAGTGCACCTTGCGCAGACTGGTGACAGTACCTTCCACGCGCTCGCCGGCAATGCGGAAACTGAGCCGGTCGCCCATTTCGATACCCAGGGTGTCGGCCAGCCCCTCCTCCACGGACCACTGGCCCGGGTCGCCGCCCGGCTGCCACCAGCGGCCGGCCACGATGCGATTGTCCGGCTGGGGCTCGTCGCCGAAGGAGAGATTGAACTCCCGGGCCGCCAGCCGCTCGGCCCGGGGATTGGTGTAGTCCTCGGGATCGACCGCCCGGCCGTTGATGGCGGTGAGCCGCCCGCGCACCATGGGGTAGTAGGCCGGCGCCGGCAGACCCCGGGATTCGAACAGGTCCTGCAGCGGCGCCACCTGGTCCGGCTGCACGTTGATCATGAAATGGTTGGGGGCATCCGGCGGCAGGTTCTGCTCCCAGGCCGAGAGCAGGTCCACCCGTACCAGGGCCAGCAGCAGCAGGGCCATGATGCCCAGCCCGAAGGCGGAGAGCTGCACCGCGCTCAGGCTGCCGCGACGGGACAGGTTGGCCAGCCCGAAGCGCAGCGCCACGCCGCCCCGCGTACGCAGCGGCCGGAGCAGCAGGATCATCCCCCAGGCCACACCCCAGAGCACCAGACCCATGACCACGGCGCCGCCCAGCACGCGACCCGCCATGCGCATGTCACCCGACTGCCAGAGCAGCAGAACCGCCAGGGTCGCCAGGGCCAGGCCCAGCACCAGCCACATGGACGGCGGCGGTGCACCCAGTTCCCGGCGCAGCACCCGCAGCGGCGGAACCCGGCCGATGCGCAGCATGGACGGCAGCGCGAAACCCAGCACGGTCACCAGCCCGACGGCGAGCCCCGTGAACACCGGCCAGGCGGAGGCCCCGGGCAGACCGCCGGCGAACCACCGGCCCAGCAGGCCGGTGAGCACCGTCTGGGCACCGTAACCCGCCAGGGCGCCGGCCAGGCTGGACAGGAGGGCGATCCACAGCAGGCGCAGCAGAAAGACCCGCACCACGAAATCCCGGCTCGCGCCCAGGCAGCGCATCACGGCGCTGGTGTCGGACTGGCGATCGCTGTAATGGCGCGCCGCCACGGCAATGGCCCCGCCGGCCAGCAGCACCGCCACCAGCGCCGCCAGGCCCAGGAACTGTTCCGCCCGCTCGAGGGCCTGGCGCAATTCGGGGCGTGCATCACGCACGCTCTCGATGCGCTGGTTGGGGGCGAGGCGCGGCGCGGCCCACGCCCGAAACTCGCCGACCGCGGCCTCGTCCCCGGCCACCAGCAACTGGTGGCGCACGCGGCTGGCGGGCGTGACCAGGCCCGTGGCGGGCACATCGGCCAGGTTGAACATCACCCGGGGAGCCAACTGGAACAGGTCCCCGCCCCGGTCGGGTTCGTAGGTGAGCACCCGGGTGACCTCCAGCTCGATCTCCCCCACCTGCAGCCGGTCACCCGGTTCAAACCCCATCTGCTGGAACAGGCGTGCCTCGACCCACACCTGGCCCGGACCGGGACCCTCGACCCGCGCCTGTTCTTCCCCGAAAAGGGTTTCGGAGACGCGAAGCTGCCCGCGCAGGGGGTAACCGCCATCCACGGCCTTGAGTTCCGCAAGCTGCGCGGCGTCCTCGAACAGCACCACGCTGGGGAAGGTCACGAACCGGGCGGTGGACAGCCCGCGCCCCCGGGCGCCCGCCTCCAGGGCGTCATCCACCGCTTCCGCGGAGGCTACCACCAGGTCCGCCCCGAGCAGTTCCGTGGCCTGGAGCAGCATGGCCCGCTGCACCCGGTCGGTGAAGAACCCCACGGAGGTCACCGCCGCCACGGCGATCACCACCGCCAGCGCCAGCACCTGCAACTCGCCCGCGCGCCACTCGCGCATCAGCGAACGCAGGGAATAGCGGATCGCGCCACCGTTCATCGGGCTTCCAGGACCCCGTCGCGCAGAAACAGGCGGCGGTCGCAGCGTCCCGCCAGTTCCACGTCATGGGTGACCATCACCAGCGCCGTGCCGGAGGCCACCTTGAGATCGAACAGCAGGCGGATGATCTGGTCACCGGTGACCTGGTCCAGGTTGCCGGTGGGCTCATCGGCGAACAGTACCCGGGGACCGGGGGCGAAGGCGCGGGCAATGGCCACCCGCTGCTGCTCGCCGCCGGAAAGCTGGCTGGGGTAATGGGCGACCCGGTCCCTGAGCCCCACCCGCTCCAGGGCCTCGAGCGCCACCCTGCGGGCATCGCCCGGATGATCCCCCAGTTCCAGGCCCAGCATCACGTTCTCCAGGGCCGTCAGCGCCGGCAGGAGCTGGAAGGACTGAAACACGAAACCCACCCGTCCGGCACGCAGCCGGGCCCGGTCATCCTCATCCAGCGCACCCAGGGATTCGGACATCAGGCGAACTTCTCCGCCGCTGGGCAGATCCAAACCGGCAAGCAACCCCAGCAGGGTCGACTTGCCGGACCCGGAGGCCCCCAGGATCGCGACTGCCTCGGAGGGCGCCACGGACAGATCCACGCCCTTGAGGATATCCAGGCGCCCGCCCGGCCCCTGCACGAACTTGACCAGCCCGGCCGCCTCCACCATGGCGCCGTTTGACACGTTAGAATCGGACCCCATGAAACGCCTGCTCCTGTTGTTTGCCCTGCTGATTCTGCCACCCGGCCTCGCCGCCGGTGAACGACCCACGCTGATGGTGCTGGGCGACAGCCTGAGCGCCGCCTACGGTTTTGCCGAGGAGGAAGGCTGGGTGGCCCTGCTGGAACGGCGCGTGGCCGACCACGACCCGCCCTGGCGGGTGGTCAACGCCAGCATCAGCGGCGACACCACCCGGGGCGCACTCACCCGCCTGCCCCGGGCCCTGGAACGCCACGACCCGGCGCTGGTGATCATCGAACTGGGGGGTAACGACGGCCTGCGGGGCGTCCACCCGAACCAGATGCTCGACGAGATGCGCACCAACCTCACCGAACTGGTCCGGTTGAGCCTGGAACACGGCGCCGATGTCCTGCTGCTCGGGATGCACCTGCCCCCCAACTACGGCAGCCATTTCACCGAGAGGTTCCACCGGATCTACCACGACGTGGCCCGGGAAATGGATGTCTCGTTGGTTCCGTTCTTCCTGGAAGGGGTGGCCGAGGACCGCGCGCTCATGCAGCCTGACGGTATCCACCCCACCGCCGAAGCGCAAGCACGGATGCTGGAGAATGTCTGGGAGATGCTGGAAGAGATGGTCAGTTGTCCGTCGTCAGTGGCCAGTTGCACCAACAACGGACAACGGACTACTGACTATTGACTGTCTTCAGGCTTATCGTCGATCTGGATCAGGCCCTTTCGCCAGAGGTCGTAGCATTCGAGACCGCAGAAATGCTGAACGTACTCTTCCTCCTCCACGCTGTGAGATTCGTGGGGAGGCAACTCCTTGAGACAGATCTCGCAGGCGATGAGCTCCGGTTCAGTGGGGTAAGGCTTCCTGGTCATGGGCATTCCGTCACGGGAATCGCGAACACCTCCAAAGCATAGTCGAAAATGCTGTGACTGGTCAGTGATCAGTTGTTTATTGCAACTGACCACTGACAACTGACTATTGACGGGTGTTGGGAGAGGCCTTCAGCGCCATGATGCGCTGCTCCAGGGGCGGGTGGCTCATGAACAGCTTCTTGAGGCCCTGGCCCATGCCGCCGCGGATGCCAAAGGCGGCCAGTTGATCGGGCATCCGGGTGGGCTGATGCACGGCACGCAGACTCTCCAGCGCCGAGATCATCTTCTCCCGCCCGGCCAGGCGGGCGCCGCCGGCATCGGCGCGGAACTCCCGCTGGCGGGAGAACCACATGACGATGATGGACGCCAGGATGGCCAGGATGATCTCCGCCACGATGGTGGTGATCCAGAAGCCGGGGCCATGGCCGCGCTCGTTCTTGAATACCACCCGGTCCACGAAGTGGCCGATCACCCGGGCAATGAATATCACGAAGGTGTTCACCACACCCTGGATGAGCGCCAGGGTCACCATGTCGCCGTTGGCGACGTGACTCACCTCATGGCCGAGCACTGCCTCCACCTCGTCGGCGTTCATGCGCTCCATCAGTCCGGTGCTCACCGCAACCAGGGCGTTGTTCTTGCTCATGCCGGTGGCAAAGGCATTGGGATCCGGGGAATTGAAGACACCCACCTCCGGCATGCCGATACCCGCCTGCCGGGCCTGGCGCTGCACGGTTTCCAGCAGCCATTGTTCGGTGCTGTTGCGCGGTTTCTCGATGATATGCACCCGCATCGTCCGCTTGGCCATCCACTTGGAGATGGCCAGGGAGATAAAGGAGCCGCCGAAGCCGAACACGGCCGCGAAGACCAGCAGGGCATTGAGATTCAGCCCGGTACCGGTCTCGTCCAGGATGCGCTCCACGCCCAGCAGGCGCAGGGTGATGCTCAGCACCACGATGATGGCCAGGTTGGTGGCCAGGAACAGGGCAACGCGCTTCATCGTCTCTCCGAATCGTAAGGCGTTCAGGACCTTGGGAACGTCGTATTAGATAGGGGCAAAGCCGAAAAATTCAACCTTGAAGGCTGTCCGTTGTCAGTGGTCCGTTGTCAGTTGTGAAAAAAACAACGGACCACTGACTACTGACCGCTCCTTAGAGCGTCCACCTTCTGGAACCCCCTCGGCAGCTTGCGGCCGCGCTTGCCGCGTTCGCCGGCGTATTCGTCCACCTCGGGGCCCTTCATGGTCTTGAACTTCCTGCCGGCCACCACGGTGAGGGGCTCGCCGTCCTGAACCAGGGTGACGGCGGCGACCCATTCCGCCCGGGTTTTGAGCTTCGCCGAGGGGACGTTGATGATCTTGTTGCCCTTGCCGCGGGCCATGCGCGGCAGCTCGGCCAGCGGTGTCACCAGCAGGTGACCCTCGCTGGTGGCGGCGGCGATCCAGTCCTGCTCCGGGTCGCGCACCCGCACCGGCGGCAGCACCTTCGCCCCGGCGGGCACGCCCAGGACCGCCTTGCCCGCCTTGTTGCGGCTCTGCATGTCCTCCAGGGAGCAAACGAACCCGTAGCCGTAATCGGTGGCCAGCAGGAACAGGTCCGAGGGCGCTCCCATCATCACGCCCACGAAACGGGCTCCGTCGGGGGGCGTAAGGCGGCCGGACAGGGGTTCGCCCTGCCCCCGGGCCGAGGGCAGCGTGTGGGCCGGCAGGGTGTAGGTGCGGCCCGTGGAGTCGATGAATACGGCGGGCTGGTTGCTGCGCCCCCGGGCCACGGACTGGAAACCGTCGCCCGACTTGTAGTTCAGGGCATGGGCATCCACGTCATGCCCCTTGGCGGCACGCACCCAGCCCATCTTCGAGAGCACCACCGTCAGCGGTTCGGTGGGAATGAGTTCGGACTCGTCCATGGCCTGGGCCGCGGCCCGCTCGACGATGGGAGATCGGCGGGCGTCGCCGAACTTCTCCGCGTCGGCCATGATCTCGTCGCGGATGAGGCGTTTCAGGCGCGCGGCGGAACCGAGTGTCTTCTGGAGCGTGTCACGTTCCTTCCCCAGTTCCTCCTGCTCGCCGCGGATCTTCATTTCCTCGAGTTTCGCCAGGTGACGGAGTTTCAGTTCGAGGATCGCCTCGGCCTGGACGTCCGTGAGTCCGAAGCGTTTCATGAGCACGGGCTTCGGTTCGTCGTTCTCGCGGATGACGCGGATCACCTCGTCGATGTTGAGATAGGCGATCAGCAGGCCTTCCAGGACGTGCAGCCTCGCCAGCACCTTGTCCAGGCGCCACTGAAGGCGCCGGCGCACGGTCTCGGTGCGAAAGCCCAGCCACTCGCCGAGCAGGGTGGCCAGGTCCTTCACCCGGGGACGGCCGTCCAGGCCGATCAGATTCATGTTGATCCGGTAACTGCGTTCCAGATCCGTGGTGGCGAACAGGTGGGCCATGAGCGCCTCCACGTCCACCCGGCTGCTGCGCGGCTGGATGACCAGGCGGGTGGGATGTTCATGGTCCGACTCGTCGCGCAGGTCCTCCACCATGGGCAGCTTCTTCGCGTTCATCTGCGCTGCGATCTGCTCCAGCACCCTGGCGCCGGAGACCTGGTGGGGCAGCGCGGTGATGATGATGTCGCCGTTCTCGCGCTCGTAACGGGCGCGCATGCGAAGGGCGCCGTTACCGGTCTCGTAGACCTTCCGCAGTTCCGCCCGCGGCGTGATGATCTCCGCCTCGGTGGGGAAATCCGGACCCTGGATGTGCTCACAGAGGTCCGCCACGGTGGCCTTCGGATTCTCCAGCAGATGCACGCAGGCGGCGGCCACCTCGCGCAGGTTGTGGGGCGGGATGTCGGTGGCCATGCCCACGGCGATGCCGGTGCCCCCGTTGAGCAGCACGTTGGGCAGGCGCGCGGGCAGCACCTTCGGCTCTTCCATTGTGCCGTCGAAGTTGAGCACCCAATCCACGGTGCCCTGCCCCAGCTCCGAGAGCAGCAGCTGCGCGTAGGGGGAGAGCCGCGACTCGGTGTAACGCATGGCGGCGAAGGACTTGGGATCGTCCGGCGAGCCCCAGTTGCCCTGCCCGTCCACGAAGGGATAGCGGTAGGAGAAAGGCTGGGCCATGAGCACCATGGCCTCGTAGCAGGCGGAATCCCCGTGGGGATGGAACTTGCCCAGCACATCGCCCACGGTGCGCGCCGACTTCTTGTACTTGGAGGCCGCCGACAGCCCCAGCTCGCTCATGGCGTAGATGATGCGCCGCTGCACGGGCTTGAGGCCGTCGCCGATATGCGGCAGCGCCCGGTCGAGGATCACGTACATGGAGTAATCCAGGTACGCCTTCTCGGTGAAGTCCTTGAGCGGCAGCCGCTCGGCGCCTTCCAGATTCAGATCAAGACTGCTCATGATAGTTGCCGCTTTGAATTTGTTAAAAAACCCCTCGACGCAAAGGCGCGAAGGCGCAAAGGTTCGCAAAGAGATTCCTTGCGTGAACTACAAATGCAAAGAACCATGTGCTTACAGAGAAATCTTTGCGTTCCTTTGCGTCATTGCGTCTTTGCGTCGCGGTCCTTACTCCGACAAGTGCCGCGGCGCCTTGCCGACCTTGTCTCCCAGTGCACGTTCGCGGTCGGTGACGATGCGCTCGGCGATCTTCTGCACGGCGTCGGTGAGCCACATGCAGGTCTGGGTGCCCTGCCGGTAGTCGGCCGGGCCGAAGGCCTGCACGCGGCCCTGGCGCTGCAGCTCGTTGACCTGGCTGAATTCCCGGCGCTGGCCCGGGTTGTAGACACCGTAGGTATAGCCCCCATTGCGCTTGACCACCGAGAACACGGGCACGTCGGAAGGGCCGTCGGCGATGTAGATCATGTTCTGGAACGGGATGCGCCGCTCGGCCTCCGCTACCGCCGCGTTCACGTCGATCTGCTCCGGGTGCTTGTTCACCCCCTTGTTGATCTCGAACACTGCGCGGGTCTTGGTGGTGTTGTCCAGCACGTAACCGACCTGCGCGATCACCGGCGGATCGGTATTCAGGTCCTCCAGGAACTCGCACCCCCAGACGCCGTCCAGATACGGCGCGATGGCGCTGCCGCGGATGGTACGCGTGAAACCCGTGCTCACCACGTAATGCTCCAGCGTGATGTCGTGATGGGCATAGCGCGGCTCGCGCTCCACCGTCTCCTTCAACTCGCCGAAGAACTCCGGCAGCCCCGGATAGAACTCGAGCCGCGCGCCCAGTTCGCCCAGTTTCTCGTTGCTCAGATCCCTGAACACGCCGCGGCGCACATAGTCGAGGATGTGATTGAGATAATTCATCTCCCCCGACACCTGCTCTGAACCGCGCTCGCGGTAGATGCGCGAAAGCTCATTGACCTCGCGCCAGAACTGACGCTCGTCCACCCCGTAATGCTCGAACAAGGGCCCCTGCATGTAGCCCGGAATCAGCGTCTTGTCGAAATCCCACACCACCGCGATGATGGTCTGGGTGAACAGTGTGGCCATGTTCCTGAACCCCTCTTTCCGATAAACCCTTTTCGACGCAAAGGCGCAAAGACGCAGTGAATCGCAAAAGTTCTCTGTGCAAGAAAACCGCCTTGGATCTTCAGCGATTGAATCTCTTTGCGTTCCTTTGCGTCATCGCGTCTTTGCGTCGAAAGCTTTTCCAGTCAGACCTCCACCTCAGCCAGATGCCCCTTGGTCTCCAGCCAGCTCTTTCGATCGGCGGCGCGCTTCCTGGCCAGCAGCATGTCCAGCAGGGTGTTGGTGTCGTCGCCGGCGTCCACGGTGAGCTGCACCAGGCGCCGGGTGTCCGGGTCCATGGTGGTCTCGCGCAGCTGCAGGGGGTTCATCTCGCCCAGCCCCTTGAAGCGGGTCACCGATACCTTGCCCTTCTTCTTCTCCGCCTCGATGCGCTCCAGCACGCCCTGCTTCTCGTGCTCGTCCAGCGCGTAGAAGGTCTCCTTGCCGACATCGATGCGAAACAGCGGCGGCATGGCCACGTATACATGGCCGTGCTCCACCAGGGGCCGGAAGTGGCGCACGAACAGGGCGCACAGCAGCGTGGCGATATGGGCGCCGTCGGAATCCGCATCGGCCAGGATGCAGATCTTGCCGTAGCGCAGATCCTTCAAATCCGGCGCACCCGGTTCCACGCCCACGGCGACGCTGATGTCGTGGATCTCCTGGGACCCCAGCACCTGGTCCGGCTCCACCTCCCAGGCGTTCAGGATCTTGCCGCGCAGCGGCATGATGGCCTGAAACTCCCGGTCCCGGGCCTGCTTGGCGGAACCGCCCGCGGAGTCGCCCTCGACCAGAAAGAGTTCGGTGCGGGCCAGATCCTGGCTCGCGCAGTCGGCCAGCTTGCCCGGAAGCGTCGGGCCCTGGGTGACCTTCTTGCGCACCACCTTGCGGCCGGCGCGGGCGCGGCGCTGGGCGCTGTTGATGGCCAGTTCGGCGATGCGCTCGCCGGCCCCCGGGTGCTGGTTGAGCCAGAGGCTGAAGGCGTCCTTGACCACGCCCGAGACGAATGGCGCAGCCTCGCGCGAGGACAGGCGTTCCTTGGTCTGACCGGCGAACTGGGGATCCTGCATCTTGAAGGAGAGGATGTACGAGACACGATCCCAGACGTCCTCGGGGGTGAGCTTCACGCCCCGGGGGAGCAGGTTTCTGAATTCGCAGAACTCGCGCACCGCGTCGGTGAGCCCCGTGCGCAGGCCGTTGACGTGGGTGCCCCCCTGGCCCGTGGGGATGAGGTTCACGTAGCTCTCGGTCACCGCGTCGCCGCCCTCGGGCAGCCACACCACCGCCCACTCGGCCGCCTCGGTCTGGCCGGCCACGGACCCCATGAAGGGCTCCTCGGGCACGCGCTCGAATCCGGCCACCGCCTCCACGAGGTAGTCCCGGAGGCCCGCCTCGTAGCACCAGTCAGCGCGCTCGCCGGTGATCTCGTCGTAGAAGCTGACCGCGAGTCCGGGGCACAGCACCGCCTTGGCCCGCAGGATGTGCTTCAATCTCGGCACCGAGAATCCGGGCGAATCGAAATACTTCGGGTCCGGCCAGAAACGCAACGTGGTGCCGGTATTGCGCCGGCCCACCTCGCCCACGACCTCCAGTTCGCTCTTCTTGTAGCCACCGGCGAAGGCCATGTTGTATTCCCTGCCGTCGCGCCTGATCCACACCTCCAGGTGCCTTGAGAGTGCATTCACCACGGACACGCCCACGCCGTGCAGGCCGCCGGAAAACTGGTAGCTCTTGTCCGAGAACTTGCCGCCCGCATGCAGCGTGGAGAGGATCACCTCCACGCCGGGGCGTTTCTCCTTCGGGTGCATGTCCACGGGCATGCCGCGCCCGTCATCAGCCACGGAGAGTGAGCCGTCCTTGTGCAGCACCAGGTCGATCTTCTTCGCGTACCCCGCAATGGCCTCGTCCACCGAGTTGTCGATCACCTCCTGGGCCATGTGGTTGGGCCGGGAGGTGTCGGTATACATGCCCGGACGCTTGCGTACCGGGTCCAGCCCGGAGAGAACTTCAATATCAGCCGCGTTGTAACTGGTGGTCATGGAAGGCTGAGAACCCAAGATAGTGGGGCCAACGGGCCCGGGAGATACAAGATAATGGGCGACATACCCTACAGGATACAAGGCCCTTGAGGTAGGTCCACACCCCCAAAAGCTGTATCTTTACCTTGCCACTTGCCACTTGCCACTTGCCACTTGCCACTTGCCACTGATGTCAGCCACAGATCCCGATCTCAACGTCTCCGTCTTCGCCTCGGCCGGCTCCGGGAAGACCTACCTGCTGGTCACGCGCATCCTGCGCCTGCTGCTCGCCGGCGCCCGGCCGGACGGCATCCTGGCGGTGACCTTCACCCGCATGGCCGCGGGCGAGATGCAGACCCGCCTCACCGAGCGGCTGCTTGAGTGGCAGGATCTGGACGACGCGGCACTGGAAAAGGCGCTGGCGGACATGGGGGTGCCGCCGGACGACACCCTGCTGGAACGGGCCCGGCGGCTGTTCGAGACCACGCTGCTGGCGGACCGCCCGGTGCGTACCACCACCTTCCACGCCTTCTGCCAGGACATCCTGGCGCGCTTTCCCCTGGAGGCACAGGTACCGCCGGGCTTCGAGCTGGCGGACAACGAACGCGAACTCCGGGATCGGGCATGGGACGCCCTGGTCAGCGTGGCCACCCGGGAACCGGACGGCCCTCTGGCCGGGGCGCTGCAGGCGCTGCTCACCACGCTCGGCGGGGTGGACAACGTGCGCAAGGCCCTGGACGGATTTCTCGCCCACCGGGAGGACTGGTGGGCCTGGACCGAGCACGAGGCCGATCCCCTGGCATTTGCCCGGGCGCGCATCGCCGCGGAACTGGCAGTGGACCCCGACGCGGACCCCCGGGCCGACTGCCTGGACCCGCCCACCCGCGAGGCGCTGGCGGAACTGGCGGCCCTCTTGGCCCGCAACACCCCCACCGACCAGGGCCTGGGCCAGGGCCTGGCCGATGCACTGGCGCGGGAGGATGCCGACCTGCTGTTCCACGCGGCGCGCACCGCCCTGCTGACCCAGGCGAATACGCTCAGGTCGCGCAAAGCCAGTGCCGCCCAGGCCAAACGCCTGGGGGGCGCCGAAACGGAGGACCGGTTCCTGGCACTGCACCGGTCCCTGGGTGAGGAGTTCCTCGACGCCCTGGACCGGCTCGCCCGCCAGCACAGCCTGCGGCTCAACCGCGCCTGGTTCACCGCCGGGCTGGCGTATCTGGATCATTACCAGGCGATCAAGGAAGAACTGCGCATCCTGGATTTCACCGACCTGGAGTGGCGCACCTACCGGCTGCTCAACCACGGCGACCACGCACTGTGGGTGCAGTACCGGCTGGACAGCCGCATCGATCACCTGCTCATCGACGAGTTCCAGGACACCAACCCCACCCAGTGGCGGCTCATGCTGCCACTGCTGGAGGAACTGGCCGCCCAGGGGGACCGGCAGGGCCGCAGCGTCTTTCTGGTGGGCGACACCAAGCAGTCCATCTACAGCTTCCGCCGGGCCGATCCCCGGCTGCAGGAGATTGCCGCGCGCTGGATCCGCGAGCGTCTGGGCGGGCGCCCGGAATCGCTGGACCGGTCGTGGCGCTCCAGCCCCGCGGTCATGGACTTCGTCAACCGCGTGTTCACCGCCGCCCCCGCCCTGCGCGAGGCGCTCCCGGATTTCCATCCCCATGACACCCACCTGCAGAACCTGTGGGGCCGCGTGGAGGTCTGGCCGCTGGTCGAGGCGGAAACGGACACCGGCGACGCAACGCCGCCCGAGGGCCTGCGCAACCCGCTGACCACGGCCCGCGCCGACACCGGCGACGACCTGCACGCCTGGGAGGGCCTTGGCATCGCCCGGCGCATCCGGGAAATGGTAGCCGCGGGCCTGATGGTCGGCCGGGGCGCGCAGGCCCGCCCCATCGGCTACGGCGACATCACCATCCTGGTGCGCAACCGCACCCATGTGGGGGCCATCGAGGACGCCCTGCGTGACGCCGGGGTCCCCTATCTGAGCGCCGCCCGGGG carries:
- the parC gene encoding DNA topoisomerase IV subunit A, which gives rise to MSSLDLNLEGAERLPLKDFTEKAYLDYSMYVILDRALPHIGDGLKPVQRRIIYAMSELGLSAASKYKKSARTVGDVLGKFHPHGDSACYEAMVLMAQPFSYRYPFVDGQGNWGSPDDPKSFAAMRYTESRLSPYAQLLLSELGQGTVDWVLNFDGTMEEPKVLPARLPNVLLNGGTGIAVGMATDIPPHNLREVAAACVHLLENPKATVADLCEHIQGPDFPTEAEIITPRAELRKVYETGNGALRMRARYERENGDIIITALPHQVSGARVLEQIAAQMNAKKLPMVEDLRDESDHEHPTRLVIQPRSSRVDVEALMAHLFATTDLERSYRINMNLIGLDGRPRVKDLATLLGEWLGFRTETVRRRLQWRLDKVLARLHVLEGLLIAYLNIDEVIRVIRENDEPKPVLMKRFGLTDVQAEAILELKLRHLAKLEEMKIRGEQEELGKERDTLQKTLGSAARLKRLIRDEIMADAEKFGDARRSPIVERAAAQAMDESELIPTEPLTVVLSKMGWVRAAKGHDVDAHALNYKSGDGFQSVARGRSNQPAVFIDSTGRTYTLPAHTLPSARGQGEPLSGRLTPPDGARFVGVMMGAPSDLFLLATDYGYGFVCSLEDMQSRNKAGKAVLGVPAGAKVLPPVRVRDPEQDWIAAATSEGHLLVTPLAELPRMARGKGNKIINVPSAKLKTRAEWVAAVTLVQDGEPLTVVAGRKFKTMKGPEVDEYAGERGKRGRKLPRGFQKVDALRSGQ
- a CDS encoding HAD family hydrolase, encoding MATLFTQTIIAVVWDFDKTLIPGYMQGPLFEHYGVDERQFWREVNELSRIYRERGSEQVSGEMNYLNHILDYVRRGVFRDLSNEKLGELGARLEFYPGLPEFFGELKETVEREPRYAHHDITLEHYVVSTGFTRTIRGSAIAPYLDGVWGCEFLEDLNTDPPVIAQVGYVLDNTTKTRAVFEINKGVNKHPEQIDVNAAVAEAERRIPFQNMIYIADGPSDVPVFSVVKRNGGYTYGVYNPGQRREFSQVNELQRQGRVQAFGPADYRQGTQTCMWLTDAVQKIAERIVTDRERALGDKVGKAPRHLSE
- the parE gene encoding DNA topoisomerase IV subunit B, whose translation is MTTSYNAADIEVLSGLDPVRKRPGMYTDTSRPNHMAQEVIDNSVDEAIAGYAKKIDLVLHKDGSLSVADDGRGMPVDMHPKEKRPGVEVILSTLHAGGKFSDKSYQFSGGLHGVGVSVVNALSRHLEVWIRRDGREYNMAFAGGYKKSELEVVGEVGRRNTGTTLRFWPDPKYFDSPGFSVPRLKHILRAKAVLCPGLAVSFYDEITGERADWCYEAGLRDYLVEAVAGFERVPEEPFMGSVAGQTEAAEWAVVWLPEGGDAVTESYVNLIPTGQGGTHVNGLRTGLTDAVREFCEFRNLLPRGVKLTPEDVWDRVSYILSFKMQDPQFAGQTKERLSSREAAPFVSGVVKDAFSLWLNQHPGAGERIAELAINSAQRRARAGRKVVRKKVTQGPTLPGKLADCASQDLARTELFLVEGDSAGGSAKQARDREFQAIMPLRGKILNAWEVEPDQVLGSQEIHDISVAVGVEPGAPDLKDLRYGKICILADADSDGAHIATLLCALFVRHFRPLVEHGHVYVAMPPLFRIDVGKETFYALDEHEKQGVLERIEAEKKKGKVSVTRFKGLGEMNPLQLRETTMDPDTRRLVQLTVDAGDDTNTLLDMLLARKRAADRKSWLETKGHLAEVEV